DNA sequence from the Parambassis ranga chromosome 1, fParRan2.1, whole genome shotgun sequence genome:
tgatctcagagggaggagttgtacagtttgatggccacaggaaggaaggacctcctgtggctctcagtggtgcatttaggagggatcggTCTGGAAGTGaaagtcctcctgcacctcagcagcacgtggagAGGacggaagctgttctccaggatcctctgcagcttagacagcatccttctgtctgacactgctgtcagggagtccagctccaccccacaacatcaccggcccttcttACGAGTTTATTGTTtccacagcacacaacagcaaaaaaaaatctagcagGCTTGTGGTCCATCATATGGAGAAACCTTTAGTCTCAAAACTGCGATTATGTTCCATATTTCTTGTACCTGCTCTCCTGTTATGTGATGTCAAACCAAGTTTAATTATTCACACAAGTGTCAACACATTATCTAAATTTGTTACATATCAAAAGTGTGTTAAAGATGGAAAAACTTCtaaatttgtgtatttttgcagATTCCTgaattttacttttaatttgcaaattgtttattttttatttttaaggacGATGTTAAACAAAAGTCAGCTCTTCATTGTTTTTGAGCTCAGCTCCCCTTTAATATAAGCAAAGACCATCCACAGAAGTTGTAGTACTTTAACATCCATGCCTGGTAAACAGAGATCTGCTGCCTGCTGAACAGggtacacacagagacaggtgcCATATGGGCTCTCCTGTCTTGTTTTGCCAGGCATAGACAGGAAAggcacttttgtttttctggaaACACGTGTGGGCAGTAGACAGAAAAATTAAcatgtgctgtttgttctgtaGGTTCAACAAGGAGAAACTGCACTCTTTGGTGACAGAGAGGTGTTATCCTGTAAGTCCTTCTGAATGTAAATGAACTTTAGTTTCTTTAAACCCTCACTTTCCGTTTCCTTACTCATCCAACAGtccctctcttctctgtttAGGAAATGACTAGAGGAAACCGCTACAAGTCAATCCGCTGGAGGTTCATTGAGTCCCTGGAGGCGCCCAGAGTTGTCCATGCCCGCTGCACAGACATGGTCTCCAAAGGCAACCTGTACGGTCAGGTGACAGTCCGCATGCACTCCAAGCAGGTACGACCGTTAATGGGCTGTGACTAACTGAAGTCGAGACACAGATGAagactttaataataatatagtatCTTAATGCTTGTGTGCCTCATGTGTGCTTTGATCCGCATTGATAAAGGATCTTATAAAGGTAAACCTCCTTGTGTTGCATGTATGTAAAACAAGTAGAGTTTTATTCATAAGCCGTTAGACTTATAACACATCTTGTTCTGTGTACTTGTGTTTGCTGCAATTTGCCGTTTGAGGCAAAATGAGGTATTTGTGGTTCAACTGAACTGAAGAAAATTGCATTCACCTTATCCAGTTTGTACAGGTGCTGCAATGACGAACCGGAACAGAACTCCCCTCTCTATTTACacactttgtttaaaaaaatattgagGCTTTGGTGTTGGTTTAACTTTCACAGCTGTTATGTGGAGGGAGATCACTACAGCTTTCATGTGTTTTCCCTGCAGACTCTGGCCATCTACGACCGCTTCGGGAGGCTGATGCTGGGCAGTGAGGAGCAGCCGAAGGACGTCCTGGAGTACCTGGTTATAGAACGACACCTCACCAACCCCTATGGCCAGTGGAGGTTACATGGGAAAATAGTACCATCATGGGCTCCTGCCAAGGACCCAGTCATTAAGGTGACCCTCTGCTTTTCACTGTTCACATCTGTGTCAAAAGCAAGTGTCTAACTTTAAAAAAACCTTAAAATGACTTTCCAGTTTATACTTTACACCACACAAACAAGGCTTTAAACATAAAGAAATGTTATTAAATGAGCCAAAAATCCACAATGAAgatattttattgtttcattCTTTCTGCCACCCGAGAGGCTGCATTCAGCTTATCACCAGTCTTCATAAACCAAGACTGGATTAGAAGATGACTTGCATTATACGCAACATTGCAAAACCTCGAACATAATCACCTTAAATCTGTGAgtcagctcctgctgtgtgtcagaTGGAGCAGTAATGATGCCTTAAAGGTGTTtcttaggtttttttttttcctggtagaATCCAATCATCGCTATCAGAGCCCTGCAAAACTGTTAGTCACACTGTCAACCAAAAAAGAACCTGGTGACAGTCATTCTCCATCAAAGCCActttttaatggttttaaaagtAACATGTTCTTCCAAAGGTAAGCAAACAGAAGGGCTCTGTTGAGGGTTAACTGTACATCCTTTGTTTTATGATTTTTGTATTTGGAATACTTAGTAATGTATTACTCTGACATTTTAGTCAGTCAGTGGCAGAGATTGTTAAATTTGATTTGAGGTATGTCagcttgtgttatttttggctcAAGCTCCTGTCAATCACAATCTGTCGAGCCATTTGACAAATGAAAGCGTCTTCGCCAGCTGGTGTCCAGGAACTCAAATGAAACAGAATCTGATTATGTACAATCGCAGTTTTATCTGCTGCTTGTATtcatagaatagaaatactttattcatcctaaGCTGGgaaattacagcagcagcaatatacaggcactaatgtaaaaataaacagtatagaCTTTATTTACAGAAATTAGAAGTACAAAATAAAGTGTGCAATTTGTGAATATTAAATATGAGTACAAAACCAGATTGTAGGAAGTACCTCGGAATACCAAGTTCTATGTATTTCTATATACCACACTTTATACCTTTTAATAATTTCTGACTGCAATAAAATGTAGAATTTCTTTGTATAGGGAAAACCTCAGTATTTGTTATTCAGATATGGGCAGGTTCCACTTTATTTTCCTAGAATTTTCCCTCTAAATAATGCAGATCTTCTCATCCTTGCAGACTCTCATCATTCCTGCTCCAAAGCTGAAACCATGGGAAGAATTTGACTCACTCAACTATGATGTTCCCAAACCAGCTGCAGTACAGTGGTATAAATAGGCCTCCAGGTGGCGCTGCTCTTTTCAATAAACCACAGCGGGACATTTGTAGCAGTCATGGGCCAACTGCTGTAAAACATTTGGCTGTGGCTGCTTAGACTTTGTCCATTTTGGCAGGAAACTAAACTTCCTCGTAGAGCTCTTTGCATTTTGAAAAAGGATTTTGGCAGCCGAGGCTCTGGAAGCAGCAGGTGAGTTTTAGGTTGAACAAACCATTGTGTCCTGAAGCCAAACGATAGCACAGCCAGCTCTCATCATGACTGCAGACTTGTTTCCCACAATTTTCTGTATGAAACTAATTTAATGTGCACTTGTAAGAAATAAAATGTGCGGATCTACAGAAACGGAATGGTTTATTTCTGACATGAATAAAATGCATGTGGATCTGaggaaatacaaaaataaagtaTCCCACCTGCTTTTCTTTGCACAGGTACACATCAGTGCAAAACAAGGTTCATGTtacaacaacttttttttttttaacatgacaacacgttcattcaaaaacacacaaccatgcaacAATGCTTACAAAACTAGGTCACTGCATTGACAAAAACCTTGGTGTCTTTTTTAACGATGTATTTACTGAATGAAAGAAACCTGTAGCTGTTACACTGAACAACACAGCAGTGTTTGTAATGATCACCACAGCTGAACTCACAATGGCTGCTGGCTTAAACATGTGACCTAAATACATCAATACATGAAACTGTTGATACTGTAAGCTTGGTAGTAATACTTCCAAATACACGATATTCACATCTTATACACTGTAATGTAGGGCCCACTCAAGAAAAGAGGCACAAGATGTTGATGATAAAAATCTCTGTATAGTGATGGTTTCATGAACAAAGATCCTTCATCAAGTACGGTATTACTGTTGTCAGTCACATTACTATTGCAGTCAGTATATGTAGGAATGGCATGATGAATCTTTGCTGAAAATGTTTAGTTGACAAAAACTAGACCTCTGTCAACCTAATCAACAGAAACCCAATTTTGAAATCTTTAGTATTTAACTGAATTGTTCTTTGCAATcagtaaatatttgttttgaaaTTTTCAGTGCCTCAAATGTTAATGTCATCTTAGTGAAAAAGGTGTTCAGTTCACACAGAAAACTGGCTTAATGTTATAAATACTTAGAGAATGGATTTCACCAGTGTTTCTCCACTGTAAGGATTAAACTGTGTAGGTTTATGGTGATTTATGcaagtttttgtcattttctgaaTGTTTAAATTATTGTCTCTGTTATGACCAGATCAGACTGTAACTGGCATCAGCAATCGTCACCAAAGCAATCAATCCTTTTGAAGTATAACTCCTGTAGTTCTGACAGGCCTGCCTGACACTTGacacatgtatttaaaaaaacaaaaaaaagaattaatctGTTATTTACGATTAGAGTTCTATGGAATTTATGTGCTGTATTTGTGCTTGAGATTACTGTTCACCACAGCCATGGAACTTGAACTGTATGTGGCAAATCTGAGTTGTCACTtgaaacatacaaacacaaacattttaatcTAAGATGGGGAGTAGAAGCAAGAAGAAAACAATTTCATTGCTGGATAAACAAGGGACAATAATATGTCAGCTCTATGTGCTtcagtaaaaaataaacctgTAGCATCCAACCCGTCAAGTCTCTGCTAATGGCTTCTTGGGCATGGCCCAACTGGATAGGCAGACATGAAAAACAGCCCTAagttttgtctttcattaaaCATTTTTAGCCTGCTCTCCACTTATTTGCTGGAGAAGAAGTTAAAAAGAGTTCCACTTGACCTTCAATAGGATACCACCAGAAAGGTTTTATAGAGTTCACATTCCCCTTGATTTAATCGGAGAGGACAAAAGTCTTTGCTACCTGTCTTGAGGTCACAAATCAGGTGGAAATACAAGAGCCTCAGCAGCACACTCTGCATCATCCTCTTCGTCTTCCTCTGGAATATTTTCAGGCTCCCATGTAAAAACATCTGAGGCATTGTCTGTGAATGAGCCAGACCTTACCATGTCCCAGGGGCACAAAGCGTCACGCCGGCTTAGGGCTAAGTTTGCTGTGGACTCATCTGTTTCTTCTGTGCTCATCTCTGCTGGAGTCTCTTCTTCACTGAATGGCCTCTGGTTCTCTGTGACCTCATCTCTGTCACTGTTGGGCATGTCAACTttatctttgtctctgtctgctccAATGCTGTCTTGCTTTTTGACAACTCCTGTTTCTTCACTCTCCCATGGACAAACATCTGCCCGTGCACTGTCTTGTTTTGTAAGTATTTTTGGTTCATCTGTCTCCCATGGACAAACATCTGCATGAGTGCTGTCTTGTTTTTTCAGAACTTTTGGTTCTTCTGTCTCCCATGGACAAACATCTGCCCGTGCACTGTCTTGTTTTTTCAGAACTTTTGGTTCTTCTGTCTCCCATGGACAAACATCTGCCCGTGCACTGTCTTGTTTTGTAAGTATTTTTGGTTCATCTGTCTCCCATGGACAAACATCTGCCCGAGTGCTGTCTTGTTTTTTCAGAACTTTTGGAGCTTCTGTTTCCCAGGGACAGATATTTTCGCCGAAAGTGGCCTGTCTTTGTAGCTTCTCTGATGCTTTTGATATTTCAGGTTTGACATTCTCTGCTTCACCTGTCTCCCAAGGACAAACATTTGCCTTTGCTGTGTCTTGCCTTACATGAGTATCTGATGTTTTGGTGATCCCTGGCTGTCCTGATTCAGATTCCTCGATTTCCCATGGGCAAACATCTCCTGGTCTTTTTGCTCCTAGTGGAATCACTTTGGCAGCTGCAGGTTCTTCAGGTAGCTCAGTTTCCCAGGGACAAACATTTACTCTTGTGCTGTCTTTCTCATCGGATTGTACAAAATCAGTTTTCAAAGTTGAGTCAACTCTTACTGTATCTTCTTCTGATTTATCTTGATGTCCACTTTCCCAGGGACAAATATCTACCTTGATTGTCAATTGGGAAGTTGAACTTGTATTTGTAGGCTCTGTGGTACCTTCTTCCCATGGGCAAATCTCTTCCATGATTTTGGGGGGTTCAGGAAACTCCCACGGACAGCTTTCTGCTGTCTTTGCAACTTGTTTACCCCAATTTGCAGCATGGGGTATTACTAGGGATTGTTGCTCATTACTTAACATTTCCTTTGATGCACCAGGATAAATTGCAGATTTCATAACTTCTTGTCGAAGGGGCACTGCCAGAGTTCCCTTGTTCTCTAAAGGATTTAGGTTTTCATATACAACTTCAGGCTTATCCTGAACCTCCCAAGGACACACATTAACATATTCACTGTCTTGTTTTACTGAAGTCTGGGGAGTTCCTGCAGTTTCCCAGGGACATACCTCTGCTACGTGTTTCAAAGACTGTTgtgtctgtgggtctctggacAATGTAGTGTGTGAAACAGAAAGATCACGTGATTCCAAGGGACACACATCACCACGACCACTTCCTTGTCTTTTTACATTCCCTTGTTCCTCGGTCTCCCAAGGACATACATTAGATCGTTCAGAAACCTGTGATTCCCAAGGGCAGACATCTGCCTTAAtgctctgctgcttctttgGTCCCTCTCCTTGTTGGAAAGTACCAGTTCCATCCCATGGACACATATCAGCATGAGAAACATTGCGAGCTGGTGTGATCCGATTACTGCCTCTTCTGTGAGTTGAAGGagttctgcagctgctggcgGTCTCCCAAGAACTGATACTACTCCGTTTGCTGTTCTGCCttgataaaaacatattttcatagGTGACATCTTTTTGCATGTCATCCACATCCCAAGGGTGGACAGCAGATTTTACTATCACTAGCCTTCGTGGGCTTCTTTCAGAGGAATCTACAGAAGAGAGTCTGACTGCATTTTGTTTCACAAGGTATGGTTTTACATCTGCAGTTGTCAAACTCCTTTTTTGCAGTGACCTTTTTTCTATGCTAGGGCGTCTACTAGATGTTCCTGACCGTGGTGTGGTAGAAGCACTTTCCTGGCTTTTTTGTGAAACTGAATCTTCTCTATTTAAATTTCCATCCTGGCTGGACTTGCTACCTGCATCCACCGATCCCATAAATGATTTCACAGATAGCCACTTACTGGTAGATGTGCGGAAGGAGAAGACACGCTGATCCTTCGTGATAATTGGTCTTGGAGTGCCTGGTGCACTTGCAGACATCGAAACCTGCAGTTTGGGGGGATGAGTTTCGATGTGCATTCCTTTGTCTACTGAAGCATTCTTTTCTATTGCTGGTATATGATCCCAGGGACAGACAAGTGCCAGAGGGGATTGTGGCCTCTTTTCTTCACCATCTTGAGAGTTTGCATATGTGACATGTTTCTGATTTTTGTCACCTGATTGTTCTTGCTCCACCTCCCAAGGACAGACTTCAGCTTTGTCAAATGACTCTGACTGGAGAGCACTTCTGGTCTGCTCGCCTATGGAAAGGCTCTGCCTTGACCGGACTGTGCTTGCTCTCTGAACCTTTGGTATGTTCTCCATAGAATGGGTAGTAGTCGAGGTCAGGCTCCAAGATTTATGAAGCCTGGTGTGGTCAGGATGCAGGAGATTCGTATCAATCGTTAGATTTTGGGCACTGGCTGACTTACAGACTCCTGGTGGAATATCCAAGGAATCTGTCTCCGAACGCTGGGAGGATCTCTTCACAGCACGGGACTCACGCAAGGACGAGTCCCTGACATAGTGATGATCGCTATGGGACTTGCGTATGGATGGTGAGGGCGATGGTGATCTCATTGAACTTCTGTAACTGATACTGACAGTGTCTGGGGACCTCCTAAAGGAGTCAGAATAATTTACACTTCTGCAACTACGGAAGGACCCATCTTTGTCCTCACGGCTGCACTGCCGGCTCATGGTTTCTGGGATCTCAGCAATGCGCCTAATGATGGATCTCCCGAGTGTACACCGAGAACTTCGCTTCTTTGGCAGATGAGGGTTGTTTGCAGTCATCTTTTTTGTCTTGTGGACTTCTAACTGGGCATATAACTTCTTCAGTTCATCCTGGTGCATATGAAGTAAAGAGGAAATTGATAATGGGATTGAGGAGATGGTTGAAATGGAGAGGAAAAGACAAGGAGAGTAACACGtcagaggaaaggaaaaaaagacgtTTTCATTTCAGAAGAACACAGTTTAGGATATGAAATGGGTAAAAGGTGGAGAAAGGTCATACATTCATTTAGcacaaattatattttttgttaatttattatttaaattataataCTTTTAAGATCAGTTTATTTGAGTCTACGTGCAAATTAAATTAAGGGaaatttatttttcttgtttaacTGTGACCTTTGGAATTTCTTCTACATTAAGTAAATTATGTCCAAGTGTAAAGTGATAACATCGTTCAGAGGGTACAAGAGAGTTTACCCGAAAGTCATCCGGGTCCACACTGTGCTCACTCCAAGCAGAGCGAAAACTGCTGTTGAGGTATGAGCCTGAGCGCCGCAAGTCCACTTCGTCTTCATACACTTCTGCTGCTATCTCCTCTCTAATAGGCTTAGACACATAGAGGAACTGGGGCACACACATGTGTAAGAGTAAGTACaatttatatataaacacagaaatacaTGAAGATTCATGATATCAAAGGAActtaaatttgtttttgttacaatCAATTGGCAAACATGCTTTGTTGCTGTAATGTCTTTCCTTGAGATACTATTGTCcagatgcaaaaataaaatgtataaaatcatCCTCCACCTTGACAAAGTAatcctaaaagaaaaaagataacACTTTCATCATCACAAAATCCTTGGTTTGACCTTTAACTTTGTCAAAACACTTGATTGTGCCCTAATATTGCACAATGTTCTTTTGCTATAGAATCTAAACATTTTTGTTCCTGACAAGGAAGAAGAATAATGTCACTTAATACCACTGGATAAATACCCTTTTCTGTCCTAACAGTGTGTTTTACTTTGGCactataaaataaaactgctcaatACCTTGGGGATGAGGAGCAGGGCGAGTGTCACGGTGATGGTGACATGGGTGTGCGTGAAGGAGAGCAACAGCATCCAATCAGGATGTAGAGAAGGGAAAGTGAACCTTatggagagaaaaacacacacaaaatgatccCATGTCTGTGCTGTGTCCATCTTTCTGTCCTGCATTGTTCAGTATTTGGTCTTGCTTGTTGTTTACCGAAACAGGTGGAACATGGAGGAGAGAAGCAGCTCATTGTGGATAGCAATGCCCATGTAGCGAGGTTCGTGGAAGGCAGAGGGGACGGGCCTTACAGCAGTCCAGAGGGAGCTGCCCCAGCACAAGAACAGGAGCTCAGCTGCAagaaggaaagatggaggaaatgGTTCAAGgatacatacatttttaagCTAAATTTTACCTCATTTTAACTTTGCCTTTAATCCAACCAATTTGGTCATTTTTGTCCAATGCATGGAGGTGTTGCTCTTTCCCCTTTTCTACTTTATATTTTGATGCATATACATTTGCTATTACAGAGCTAAGGTTggcaaaaagtaaataaatatactGTGTTCCTCTTCACATATAAGTCTGCCGCCACTCACCCACAGCCATCATGTAGTCCCAGCGGTCCAGGTAACACAGGTTAAAGCCCTGTCCGTCTGAAGTTGTGGTTGTGACAAACACAGGAATGTTCCTGTCACGGTTCTGCAGGACTCCTACCGTCCATGCACATAGGAACCAGCTGACCGTCATCAGCATCACTCCCAGAATCCTCAGTAAGTGGAGGCTGGACATGTAGGGCACTCTCTGAGCCGTGCGTGACAGGAACACCTTTAATACCCTGTGCAGAGGCAAGAGTCGGTCTGTATGTGACTGCATTTCTACAAACAGCCAGCGATCTTATTCTTGATCTCTACCCTAAAGGTCATTAGTCAATGCGCGTTGAGCTAAGCCTGCTCTCAGTGCTCAAAGTCAATGTTAGCCATACTCCAATGAGCAATGGATTtattagaatacaaaaaaaaccctgtcACATAAATGTGTTAAAGTACAGGACACCTGGGGCTGTGTGAaaggtgaaaaacaaacacacacaccatagacCATAGAAATGTTCACAAACTGGacaatattttgtttattcaCTCAGCACCTATTCATTCAGTCCATTTTTTCAACTCCATATTTTTTCTAGTGCATGTTTTGCAGCTTGCAGAGTGACTGTACTACTTGTTTGAGTGTGCTGAAATAACAGGCAGATAGTATTGTGTTGAATTCAACTTCACATTTCTGCAACAAAGACCAAACATATCAGTTTCAGAAAAGAAATGTTAAATCATTGtaagaaattattattttattaatttattattcattttagtTTTCCCTATTACACCATCTCATTCATCAGTTTAAACAGCCATTTGTACTTATTATGTACTCCATCTGCTTCAGTATCAAACATAGATAGTGCTAACCTACCTGTACATCTTCAGGGTGACTATGCCATAGACGATGGAGAAGCCGAGCATTCTGACCCAGCGGAGCAGAATGCACCTGAAGGTGCTCGGCCTGAAGTACATGATGAAGACCTGCTTAGACGGACAGAGATGCACATACCAAAATGAAAACTACATCATCTATCTACCTATCCTCCAGTAACATATAGAGTCGATGCACGTTCATTCTATGTGACAATATGATATCTAAATTTCCTCAAATTACTTTATCTGCAttctaaataaaatacattaaacagaGCTAAATTAACTCTCTTGCTGCTCTTTTCACTGCCACTGCTCCATTTCTAGTGGTTCATAGTGCATTTAGAAACTGCTAGTGCTACCTACTATATTACTTGTGGGTATTAGTGCTACTGCTGCTCTTACCACTAACTCAGCCACCAGTGGCACTGTATGAGAACAGACCTAATAACACATCTGCATTAACAGACAAACTTGCCTGTTTAAAAggcatttttattgttttcagtcCTTCAAGATGTGTTTGCCTCTGTCcagtgtgtgacagcagaggGGATGACTGTAATCCAGGAATTAAAGCTGTGACAGTCAGAGTCTGTCACTCTGGATAAGAGCATCAGCCAAAGCTTTAAAATGTGAATGCAAATAAACATCATTGTGCTCAAACCACTCATCAAAGGTAAACTGCTCAGAGTGAACACATATAGAATCAGTGACGATGTGCAGTATACATCCAGAGGATGTCAGGGTTAATCAGAAATAGCCTCCACTTAAAGACAGACTGGGGTCTCAGATGTAGATGCAGCTGTTATGCAGGTAGGTATAATCTGACTGGTTGATCTAAATcaacagattaagattaagaaaacctttatttgtcctaCAACAGGGAAATTacagtgtgtgagcagagccAAAAATCAGTGACACCGTCAAAGACCCAGTGCTGagtcaaaagttttttttagatCTGTTCATTCATGGGAAGAGCTTTAAGGGTCAATCTCTGATCTGGTGTTGTGTTTACTGCTTTTAGAGTCAGCCTCTACTGCATTTAGAGCCAATCAGCTAACGATAGCATGGTAGTACACTAACAAGATAGCAAAATATCAACAATTTGCCTCATAAATACTTATAGGTGCTGCATCCTGGCTTTGTGAGGGTTTTTTCCCCCACCCACTGCAGCAGGGCTTGGCCTAGATTATAGAGTAGAAAATACTAGCTGCTGCTTTTGGATGTTACAATGAATCTGGTAATATTTATAAAAACTAAATACTAATAAAAACTTTAACAGATttcatgtttaatttaatgttaatgaaattatatatttatttaattatatattattattataaggtTAATTCAGATTCATTAATTCATGTTCTTTGCATATTTTTCTTTCCATGTTTTTAATCTGCTCCAACTGGAGCTTC
Encoded proteins:
- the mrpl45 gene encoding large ribosomal subunit protein mL45, encoding MALPMRRTLVALHRAACSSRKSAECLDVRHPLPLFMPVRTKKRYFIPPAVGVRGQKEVNLEGKARAAGVVFRQQYMERTINIACSAGVFDPYVPPEGDARLSTLSKEGLKQRTEQIRQSAASQLAIRKIKEYDSVFTTKDFAVRAQEIFLEAHNALTQFNKEKLHSLVTERCYPEMTRGNRYKSIRWRFIESLEAPRVVHARCTDMVSKGNLYGQVTVRMHSKQTLAIYDRFGRLMLGSEEQPKDVLEYLVIERHLTNPYGQWRLHGKIVPSWAPAKDPVIKTLIIPAPKLKPWEEFDSLNYDVPKPAAVQWYK
- the gpr179 gene encoding probable G-protein coupled receptor 179; this translates as MHCVWILILLPFLLSAQLTPEFPSVVSVDTANSTDSLINSTGTLEISSSSTEPSLAATPTEAPTEEEDDWSPAETFLYTGDPSTLEVARCSRAYSSPGQNGPLPFSFSAPLRPALDALANTANFLNMIFQASDLRESTVQEDMEWYHALVRALLEADVLIHRALLTFDADPSAPVPQLVLRAARNPTAKVQTIILQDLSKAWESLHPPAPAPDDSWFRRFKFPEPNQPMATLSKRVLLNDLDTLDTPKWGQGDSYVTNRSGVRWASAPFLDCKDGRFVPGWMLTLSTSFYGLKPDLTPEFRGVVRVDVNIQDIDLDQCTTGVGWFADTHQCNRTTMECMPVPGRGFRLGQYCCRCKEGYYNPEVPPQDPDGGPANGSEGSNTCFPNMPICLPCWPGCKSCQDGTPCWVQEDWLLRAGVLAIQGVFMLLIFVSMLVAYRHRRNRRIRASGLLLLEMILFGSLLLYFPVFIMYFRPSTFRCILLRWVRMLGFSIVYGIVTLKMYRVLKVFLSRTAQRVPYMSSLHLLRILGVMLMTVSWFLCAWTVGVLQNRDRNIPVFVTTTTSDGQGFNLCYLDRWDYMMAVAELLFLCWGSSLWTAVRPVPSAFHEPRYMGIAIHNELLLSSMFHLFRFTFPSLHPDWMLLLSFTHTHVTITVTLALLLIPKFLYVSKPIREEIAAEVYEDEVDLRRSGSYLNSSFRSAWSEHSVDPDDFRDELKKLYAQLEVHKTKKMTANNPHLPKKRSSRCTLGRSIIRRIAEIPETMSRQCSREDKDGSFRSCRSVNYSDSFRRSPDTVSISYRSSMRSPSPSPSIRKSHSDHHYVRDSSLRESRAVKRSSQRSETDSLDIPPGVCKSASAQNLTIDTNLLHPDHTRLHKSWSLTSTTTHSMENIPKVQRASTVRSRQSLSIGEQTRSALQSESFDKAEVCPWEVEQEQSGDKNQKHVTYANSQDGEEKRPQSPLALVCPWDHIPAIEKNASVDKGMHIETHPPKLQVSMSASAPGTPRPIITKDQRVFSFRTSTSKWLSVKSFMGSVDAGSKSSQDGNLNREDSVSQKSQESASTTPRSGTSSRRPSIEKRSLQKRSLTTADVKPYLVKQNAVRLSSVDSSERSPRRLVIVKSAVHPWDVDDMQKDVTYENMFLSRQNSKRSSISSWETASSCRTPSTHRRGSNRITPARNVSHADMCPWDGTGTFQQGEGPKKQQSIKADVCPWESQVSERSNVCPWETEEQGNVKRQGSGRGDVCPLESRDLSVSHTTLSRDPQTQQSLKHVAEVCPWETAGTPQTSVKQDSEYVNVCPWEVQDKPEVVYENLNPLENKGTLAVPLRQEVMKSAIYPGASKEMLSNEQQSLVIPHAANWGKQVAKTAESCPWEFPEPPKIMEEICPWEEGTTEPTNTSSTSQLTIKVDICPWESGHQDKSEEDTVRVDSTLKTDFVQSDEKDSTRVNVCPWETELPEEPAAAKVIPLGAKRPGDVCPWEIEESESGQPGITKTSDTHVRQDTAKANVCPWETGEAENVKPEISKASEKLQRQATFGENICPWETEAPKVLKKQDSTRADVCPWETDEPKILTKQDSARADVCPWETEEPKVLKKQDSARADVCPWETEEPKVLKKQDSTHADVCPWETDEPKILTKQDSARADVCPWESEETGVVKKQDSIGADRDKDKVDMPNSDRDEVTENQRPFSEEETPAEMSTEETDESTANLALSRRDALCPWDMVRSGSFTDNASDVFTWEPENIPEEDEEDDAECAAEALVFPPDL